Proteins encoded in a region of the Fibrobacter sp. UWR4 genome:
- a CDS encoding MBL fold metallo-hydrolase, which translates to MIIQVLIDNRESSEDSCAILQPEWGLAALIEYNGRKILLDTGASQKFAANASAMNLDLSAVDAGVLSHAHFDHSDGLEAFFKVNSHAKFYLRKGAGENCYSTRKFLKFFTRHKYIGIHRGWLKRYSHRIEFVGGSADSAGSPVEIQPGVYLVGHSDRVLDSAGRAAIGRSVGQYVKENGKFRPDSYDHEQSLVFDTPEGLFVMNSCSHGGADNIVKEVQQAFPDKKIYALLGGFHLFKTPDAKVREFAERLRALDVQKIYTGHCTGERAFEILREVLGDRAEQMYTGLEIEI; encoded by the coding sequence ATGATAATACAAGTATTGATCGATAACCGTGAATCCTCGGAAGATTCCTGCGCCATTCTGCAGCCGGAATGGGGCCTCGCCGCCCTTATTGAATACAATGGCCGCAAGATATTGCTGGATACAGGCGCTTCCCAGAAGTTCGCCGCCAATGCAAGCGCCATGAATCTGGACTTATCCGCTGTGGACGCAGGCGTATTAAGTCACGCCCACTTCGATCACTCCGATGGATTGGAAGCCTTCTTTAAGGTCAACAGCCACGCCAAATTCTACCTACGGAAAGGCGCCGGCGAGAACTGCTACAGCACACGGAAATTTCTGAAGTTCTTCACCCGTCATAAATACATCGGCATACACCGCGGATGGCTCAAGCGCTACAGTCACCGCATTGAATTTGTGGGCGGTTCCGCAGACTCCGCCGGCAGTCCCGTAGAAATCCAGCCGGGCGTATATCTGGTAGGGCATTCCGACCGCGTGCTGGATTCCGCAGGACGCGCCGCCATCGGGCGCTCCGTAGGTCAGTACGTCAAGGAAAACGGCAAGTTCCGCCCCGACAGTTATGACCACGAGCAGAGTCTGGTATTTGACACTCCCGAGGGACTATTCGTCATGAACAGCTGCAGTCACGGCGGGGCGGACAACATCGTGAAGGAAGTCCAGCAGGCTTTCCCCGACAAGAAAATTTACGCTCTCCTGGGAGGGTTCCATCTCTTCAAAACGCCCGACGCAAAAGTCCGGGAATTTGCGGAACGCCTCCGCGCCCTCGATGTTCAGAAAATTTATACCGGCCACTGCACCGGGGAACGCGCCTTCGAGATTCTTCGAGAAGTCCTTGGAGACCGCGCAGAGCAAATGTATACGGGTTTGGAAATAGAAATTTAG
- a CDS encoding sialate O-acetylesterase, with amino-acid sequence MVKTIVFAAIIAMSMAWSEPDPNFHIYIAYGQSNMEGAANAEDGDLVEHPRFKLIASQVCDRHHRDTIGAVYPAIPGLSGCGNGISIADWFGRTMADSTPKVTIGIVSVAVGGASIKLFDKDQYADYIPTEDWDFQRRVKLYAEDGNIPQLLVDLGKKAKELGVIKGFIFHQGETDNIDPEWLETVRKTRFDLLEALDLSADTVPFVAGQLLRSGSVYPGQVDRLPRIMENTYVVSSEGLGGKDNFHFTHDSYVEFGKRYAQKMLETQMPEPPTKIYARKETARHPRKVGAGRAYDLIGRLLTGNQKSNSHIWRFK; translated from the coding sequence ATGGTAAAAACAATTGTTTTCGCAGCGATAATCGCCATGTCTATGGCGTGGTCCGAACCTGACCCCAATTTCCATATTTACATCGCTTACGGTCAATCCAATATGGAAGGTGCCGCAAATGCCGAAGACGGCGATCTGGTGGAACATCCCCGATTCAAGCTGATAGCTTCCCAGGTTTGTGACCGACATCATCGTGATACAATTGGTGCGGTATATCCTGCCATTCCGGGGCTATCCGGTTGTGGTAACGGAATTTCCATTGCGGACTGGTTTGGCCGTACCATGGCGGATAGCACGCCGAAGGTGACCATCGGTATCGTGAGTGTGGCGGTGGGTGGCGCCTCCATTAAGTTGTTCGATAAGGATCAGTACGCAGATTATATTCCTACCGAGGATTGGGATTTTCAGAGGCGCGTAAAGTTGTATGCAGAGGATGGAAACATCCCGCAGCTTTTGGTTGATTTGGGAAAGAAGGCAAAGGAATTGGGCGTCATCAAGGGTTTTATTTTCCATCAGGGCGAAACGGACAACATTGATCCCGAATGGCTGGAGACGGTGCGTAAGACTCGCTTTGATCTTTTGGAGGCCTTGGATTTAAGTGCCGATACGGTTCCCTTTGTGGCGGGACAGTTGCTGCGTAGTGGCTCTGTTTATCCTGGCCAGGTTGACCGATTGCCCCGCATTATGGAAAATACTTACGTGGTTTCTTCCGAAGGATTGGGCGGGAAGGATAACTTCCATTTCACTCATGATTCCTACGTTGAGTTTGGCAAGCGCTATGCGCAGAAAATGCTGGAGACTCAAATGCCTGAGCCTCCTACAAAGATTTATGCCCGGAAAGAAACAGCCCGTCATCCAAGGAAAGTGGGTGCCGGACGTGCCTACGATTTGATTGGCCGTCTGTTGACTGGTAATCAAAAATCCAATTCACATATTTGGCGTTTTAAATGA
- a CDS encoding fibrobacter succinogenes major paralogous domain-containing protein, with the protein MSCRIFLFLCMMCLPVMAQVLKDPRDNQEYRTVQIGTQTWMAENLSYETEGSFCYTRFGYDCRKYGRFYSWDVAKDVCPVGWHLPTAEEFDQLFAAVGGRDSAGIKLKSSDGWSHYGNGSDEFGFNATPSGFRDYRGRFDRQTMYAYLWSATDAAELSTDEAAASAGPSKKAVGVHMMAGRKDVSVYPYAKDFGLSVRCVKDGK; encoded by the coding sequence ATGAGCTGTAGAATTTTTTTATTCCTCTGCATGATGTGTCTGCCTGTAATGGCGCAGGTCCTGAAGGACCCGCGTGACAATCAGGAATATAGGACTGTGCAAATCGGGACGCAGACCTGGATGGCGGAAAATTTGAGCTATGAAACTGAAGGGAGCTTTTGCTATACCCGCTTTGGTTATGACTGCCGTAAGTATGGTCGCTTTTATTCCTGGGATGTGGCGAAGGATGTTTGCCCTGTGGGATGGCACCTGCCTACTGCCGAGGAATTTGACCAGCTTTTTGCTGCGGTGGGCGGTCGTGACTCCGCGGGCATCAAGTTGAAATCTTCCGATGGCTGGAGCCATTATGGAAATGGCAGCGACGAGTTTGGGTTTAATGCGACGCCCTCGGGTTTCCGCGATTACCGCGGCCGCTTCGATCGCCAGACCATGTATGCGTACCTCTGGAGTGCAACGGATGCCGCCGAACTGTCTACGGATGAGGCTGCGGCAAGCGCAGGACCTAGCAAAAAGGCTGTGGGCGTTCACATGATGGCTGGCCGCAAGGATGTTTCCGTTTATCCTTACGCTAAAGACTTTGGGCTGTCTGTGAGATGCGTGAAAGACGGAAAATGA
- a CDS encoding DUF763 domain-containing protein — MPKRTGVADLPLHTGTVPRWLADRMRDLGRLIAESIVENYGKREFLVRLSDPLWFQSFGAVMGMDWHSSGITTSVMYALKRGLNPIARDLGIYVCGGRGKFSRETPNELLQIADKTGVDGYYLKRTSCLCAKVDNTAVQDGFQLYQHNFIVTDEGDWAVVQQGMNTGAKAARRYHWCSSSLRSFVEEPHAGVVGENRGQILNLTHQDARSTRSSILELTHENPDRMMREIQQIVAPNSSVIVSPQMDLFAPPESQLVDASGNPLSSAAPWEIARAGMDVARATCRDPIIANSSRDCIMPNRHEVRAEDVDLKRLGGVLATAYESDPKDFESLLLTPGLGPRTLQSLTLVSEVINGTPSRFRDPARYSFAHGGKDGHPFPVPTRVYDESIRVLKGAIEHAKIGDREKMDCLNRLHATQLAIEKDCEPLADFDKTLEHERSHSIEWGGRTV; from the coding sequence ATGCCCAAACGTACTGGTGTAGCGGACTTGCCTTTGCATACGGGGACTGTTCCCCGTTGGCTTGCGGACCGTATGCGTGACTTGGGCAGGCTCATTGCCGAATCCATCGTAGAAAATTACGGCAAGAGGGAATTCCTGGTTCGTTTAAGCGACCCGCTGTGGTTTCAGTCCTTCGGAGCGGTCATGGGAATGGATTGGCATTCTTCGGGAATTACCACCAGCGTGATGTACGCATTAAAACGTGGGCTGAACCCCATTGCAAGGGACCTTGGAATTTATGTGTGCGGCGGACGCGGAAAATTCTCTCGGGAGACGCCAAATGAATTGCTGCAGATAGCAGACAAGACCGGCGTGGACGGGTATTACCTGAAGCGCACTAGCTGCCTTTGCGCCAAGGTGGACAACACTGCGGTTCAAGACGGTTTCCAGCTTTACCAGCATAACTTTATTGTGACCGACGAAGGGGACTGGGCGGTAGTTCAGCAGGGCATGAATACAGGCGCCAAAGCCGCCCGACGTTACCACTGGTGTTCATCCAGCTTGCGGTCCTTTGTGGAAGAGCCCCACGCCGGCGTGGTGGGCGAAAACCGCGGGCAAATCCTGAACCTCACGCACCAAGACGCGCGTAGCACTCGCAGTTCCATTCTAGAACTCACTCACGAAAATCCCGACAGGATGATGCGGGAAATCCAGCAGATTGTGGCTCCCAATTCTTCTGTCATTGTTTCGCCCCAAATGGATTTGTTCGCCCCGCCAGAATCCCAACTTGTTGACGCCTCCGGCAATCCCCTATCAAGTGCAGCCCCGTGGGAAATCGCTCGCGCAGGAATGGACGTCGCAAGGGCAACCTGCCGAGATCCCATTATCGCAAATTCTTCCCGGGATTGCATTATGCCCAACCGCCATGAAGTCCGCGCAGAAGATGTGGACCTGAAGCGCCTTGGGGGCGTACTTGCAACCGCCTACGAATCCGACCCCAAGGATTTTGAAAGTCTGCTGTTAACACCGGGACTTGGCCCCCGCACGTTGCAATCGTTGACACTTGTAAGCGAAGTGATTAACGGAACACCTTCCCGCTTTAGGGACCCCGCCCGCTATTCCTTCGCCCACGGCGGAAAGGATGGCCATCCCTTCCCTGTTCCCACCCGCGTTTACGACGAATCCATCCGCGTTTTAAAAGGCGCCATCGAGCACGCCAAAATTGGCGATCGCGAAAAGATGGACTGTTTGAATCGATTACACGCAACGCAACTTGCCATCGAAAAAGACTGCGAACCTCTGGCCGATTTTGACAAGACCTTGGAACACGAGCGCAGCCATTCAATCGAATGGGGCGGAAGAACGGTTTAA